In Metarhizium brunneum chromosome 3, complete sequence, a genomic segment contains:
- the DEP2 gene encoding FAD-dependent monooxygenase DEP2 → MDQLGCLEDFEKSSRCVKKEYRRGPHGNVIARPDVTKRLEECYGYPTLILDRQAYIETLYNHLPDKSRVATKKFVRQIEQTDHGVSVVLDDGSVETGAIVIGADGVHSTARDFLWKHANKLTPGSIALEERNSFTTSYRCLFGASPHMSDFGIGDIHICHSNGFSVFMATTSDTLYWAVFVKDEMRTRWPVNTRYTDKDEEVVAEQIMSTPVTETIIFGNLWYSRSSSGLVPVEEGVLKNWHSGRIVLIGDAVHKCLTMTPDLGLGGACAVEDAVVLCNNLRNRMHDSSSKSLNTVSQDGITQLFHQYSNRQGPRAQRLCSLSGRTTRLNSSGTLIDQFVTRILMVNNAAPMAAIMGEVVREGELLDYATVKRVRVARRGGKNTPEYIKISPSARHTLLTMDRVTLPNKLSQSLTVGQFVKVKSLIQGNSYYYTAAWQAAVLQ, encoded by the exons ATGGATCAGTTAGGCTGTCTTGAGGACTTCGAGAAATCATCCAGATGCGTGAAAAAGGAGTACAGAAGAGGGCCGCACGGGAATGTCATAGCACGGCCAGATGTGACGAAGCGGTTGGAAGAATG CTATGGATACCCGACACTGATATTGGATCGCCAGGCTTATATAGAAACACTCTACAATCACTTGCCAGACAAGTCTCGAGTTGCCACGAAGAAGTTTGTCAGGCAAATCGAGCAAACGGACCATGGAGTGTCGGTTGTTCTGGATGACGGCAGTGTCGAGACGGGAGCTATTGTTATAGGTGCTGATGGAGTACACAGCACTGCAAGGGATTTTTTGTGGAAGCACGCCAACAAACTGACCCCGGGGTCGATAGCGCTCGAGGAACGAAATT CATTCACTACGTCGTATAGGTGTCTCTTCGGCGCCAGTCCGCATATGTCAGATTTTGGGATCGGTGACATCCATATCTGCCATAGCAACGGCTTCTCTGTGTTCATGGCAACGACGTCGGATACATTGTATTGGGCAGTCTTTGTCAAAGATGAAATGAGAACACGCTGGCCCGTGAACACGAGGTATACCGACAAAGATGAGGAAGTGGTGGCTGAGCAGATCATGAGCACTCCCGTTACGGAGACCATCATCTTCGGAAATCTCTGGTACTCCAGGTCAAGCTCGGGACTTGTCCCTGTCGAGGAAGGCGTACTGAAGAATTGGCATAGCGGCCGTATTGTTCTTATTGGTGATGCAGTCCACAAA TGTTTGACGATGACCCCGGACCTGGGTCTTGGCGGCGCTTGTGCGGTTGAGGATGCAGTTGTTCTCTGCAACAACCTTCGCAACAGGATGCACGATTCTAGCTCCAAGTCGTTGAACACCGTCAGCCAAGATGGAATAACGCAGCTCTTCCACCAGTACAGTAATCGTCAAGGGCCCCGCGCCCAAAGATTGTGTTCGTTATCGGGTCGAACGACGCGACTAAACTCGTCGGGGACGCTTATCGACCAATTCGTAACACGCATTCTTATGGTTAACAATGCCGCGCCTATGGCGGCCATAATGGGAGAAGTGGTCCGGGAAGGCGAGCTGTTAGACTATGCCACGGTCAAAAGAGTACGGGTCG CGCGAAGGGGGGGCAAGAACACTCCTGAGTATATCAAAATTAGTCCTAGCGCTCGTCATACTTTGCTTACTATGGACCGCGTTACATTACCCAACAAACTCAGCCAAAGCCTGACTGTCGGACAAtttgtcaaggtcaagtcgctcattcaAGGCAACAGCTATTACtatactgctgcctggcaggcagcagtattacaataa
- the ordA gene encoding O-methylsterigmatocystin oxidoreductase yields the protein MGQTIVVVNDVDIAQDLLEMRSKTNASRPSSVVIGELTGWNRIVSVQGDRDIVRVHRRCITKCIGSTKAFAGFNDQLDIEACHLMLRIMKQPDDLANHIRRQTGSIILNIVYGYSVEPHEQDPLVELADLSTTQFSMAAEPGAWLIDIFPILKYLPMWFPGASIQRKAREWRTVLETLAEKPYAFVLDRREQNTYKKSYVSEHLDQLGREPTSEEEFTIKWTAATMYGAGADTTVSSLQTFYLAMALHPKVQEKAREEIHRVVGTNRLPTMDDKESLPYINALLLEVLRWHPVAPLGLPHMTTEEIDFRGYRIPEGATIICNIW from the exons ATGGGCCAGACCATTGTTGTGGTCAACGACGTAGATATTGCCCAGGATCTTCTCGAAATGCGATCAAAAACCAATGCATCACGACCATCAAGCGTTGTAATTGGGGAATT AACGGGGTGGAACCGAATAGTATCTGTCCAGGGTGATAGAGACATCGTTCGCGTGCATCGGAGATGCATAACTAAATGCATCGGGTCTACGAAGGCATTTGCTGGCTTTAACGACCAACTGGACATCGAGGCCTGCCACCTTATGTTGCGGATAATGAAGCAACCGGATGATCTAGCAAATCATATTCGACG TCAAACCGGATCTATAATTCTTAATATTGTATATGGGTACTCTGTGGAGCCTCATGAACAGGATCCCCTTGTGGAACTTGCTGATTTATCTACCACCCAATTTTCGATGGCAGCTGAACCAGGAGCTTGGCTGATTGACATCTTTCCTATCC TCAAGTATTTGCCGATGTGGTTTCCAGGTGCCAGTATTCAACGTAAAGCACGGGAATGGAGGACAGTACTGGAGACATTAGCTGAGAAACCTTATGCCTTTGTTTTGGATCGCAGAGAACAAAACACTTACAAAAAGTCTTACGTATCAGAACACCTAGATCAATTAGGTCGTGAACCCACTTCGGAGGAAGAATTCACCATCAAGTGGACTGCTGCAACCATGTACGGAGCCGGTGCTGACACT ACAGTTTCCTCTCTCCAAACCTTTTACTTGGCTATGGCGCTACATCCAAAAGTTCAAGAAAAAGCCAGGGAAGAGATACATCGGGTCGTTGGAACCAACAGGCTTCCAACAATGGATGACAAAGAATCACTTCCATACATCAACGCCTTGCTTCTAGAAGTGCTGCGATGGCATCCGGTGGCCCCCTTAGGGTTACCACACATGACCACAGAAGAAATTGACTTCAGAGGATATCGGATTCCGGAGGGAGCCACAATTATCTGTAATATTTGGTAA
- the RTL1_0 gene encoding Retrotransposon-like protein 1: MIELMRLRQQVEQLSLERQILMSGQKDLGEITKPKAPGPYDSNPRMLQEFLTQLRAYHRFYPNKLTDVQAKVLHAGGYITGTALTWFEPIIRDYLTNARDDQEDKTKEIFANYKKFKKAIKKTFRSTDKVRTAIIHIDQLRQKGSTSDYTARFRQVTSVLDWEDEPLMSAFFKGLKEEIKDKLYKEDIPNNFSDYMAIAVQIDNRQYQRRMQKQQERGTWNPTGRRGQQANQKRRREEPIAYGKKRNATTTENQDISPINTRNPGKNRSQYQKEKNEVTEPEVEHKNLNWTFCYNDNCYVHISSKQETGWFPKEPRKPRKKIVNFVGNRLQVAKQLVQEELDKQSMEKKTLTITGRKELHELKSPEYLDEDSHQEILNWVRQQAEARKIRREQQHREEQDAQILTPLDEPEDRVREISVDDDNAILDTPEASEDKQSEEETPAGLTATQEQAIQRYFPAPTGKHFAIPIIAVDTTTILRNPTL; the protein is encoded by the exons ATGATCGAACTTATGCGACTACGCCAACAGGTTGAGCAACTCAGCCTTGAACGCCAAATACTTATGTCAGGACAAAAAGACTTAGGAGAGATCACCAAGCCTAAGGCACCAGGACCCTATGACAGCAACCCAAGAATGCTCCAAGAATTCTTAACCCAGCTCAGGGCGTACCACCGATTCTACCCAAACAAGTTAACCGATGTGCAAGCAAAAGTGCTACACGCTGGAGGATATATAACGGGCACCGCGCTCACATGGTTTGAACCAATTATACGAGACTATCTCACCAACGCAAGAGATgatcaagaagacaaaacaaaagaaataTTTGCCAACTATAAGAAATTCAAAAAAGCAATCAAAAAAACATTTAGATCAACCGACAAAGTAAGGACCGCAATCATTCACATAGATCAACTCAGACAAAAAGGATCTACATCGGATTATACGGCACGTTTCAGACAAGTCACCTCAGTACTAGACTGGGAAGATGAGCCACTCATGTCAGCCTTCTTTAAAGGACTGAAAGAAGAAATCAAGGACAAACTGTACAAAGAAGACATACCAAACAACTTCTCAGACTATATGGCAATAGCAGTTCAAATCGATAacagacagtatcagcgacgcatgCAAAAGCAACAGGAAAGGGGAACCTGGAACCCCacaggaagaagaggacaGCAAGCAAACCAGAAGAGAAGGCGAGAAGAACCTATTGCCTAcg gaaagaaaagaaatgctacaactacggaaaaccaggacatttcgccaataaatacaagaaacccaggaaagaatagaagccagtaccagaaggag aaaaaCGAAGTTACCGAAccagaggtggaacataaaaacctcaactggaccttctgctacaacgacaactgctacgttcacataagcagcaaacaagaaacaggatggtttccaaaagaaccaagaaaaccaaggaaGAAAATTGTGAACTTCGTGGGAAACAGgctgcaagtagccaaacaactggtacaagaagaacTGGACaaacaatcaatggaaaagaaaacTCTTACAATAACGGGACGAAAAGAACTCCATGAACTAAAGTCGCCggaatatttggacgaagactcgcaccaagaaatcctcaattgggtgcgacaacaagcagaagcaaggaagattcgaagggaacaacaacatagggaggagcaagacgcacaaatcctcacccCCCTCGACGAACCagaagatagagtaagggagataagcgtcgatgacgacaacgcaatcctagacactccagaagcgtccgaagacAAAcaaagcgaggaagaaacgccagCAGGGCTAACAGCCACACAAGAGCAAGCTATACAacgatatttccccgcaccaacaggaaaacatttcgcaattcctattattgcagtggacaccaccacAATATTGAGAAACCCGACACTATAA